In Sphingomonas sp. KC8, the sequence GATCGGGAAATCGAAATCCTTAAATGCCTTGCCGCTGGTGAAGCGAATAAGGTGATATCGCGGCGGCTCAATATTACCGAGGCTACGGTAAAGGTTCATATCAAGGCGATCCTGCGCAAACTGCATGTCGTCAATCGGACGCAGGCGGCGATCTGGGCCGTGGTGCGTGGTTTGAACGGAGACGCCGGGCCGCCCGATCAGGTTCGGCACGCGGCCTATGCCGGAATGGCCGGCGCCGCCTGAAGAAGCCTGATCCAGGTTTGCCCCGGCTGGCCTGACGGCATCAAATGCGATGCCGGGATCTTATGGGCGGGTGGTGGCCGGATGCGCGATCGCGGCATTCCGGAACGCCCGCCCGAAGGCGAACCGCAGGCCCGCCAGCCATGTGGCCGCGAGTGCGATATGGGCCAGATTGGCGCCCATCGCGCCGATCTGCGGTACCAGCGCCAGTACCGTGACACCGAATATAATGGTTGATGCGGTCACGATCCGCAGCACTTGCCCTTGTTGGTCCATCGCCAGCAGTGCGGATCGTGTGATCGATCCGCTCACCGTCATCACGACGGCGACCATCTGGACGATCAGTAACGGGGCGGCGGGCCTGAATGCCGGTCCCATCGCGAGGTTGATGGCGGGGAAGGCGATCAGCGCGGTGATGGCGACGCCGCAGATACCGATCCCTGCCAGAAGATATTCGACCTGGCGAACGGCCTGACGGAGTTCGTTGAAGGCGTCGCGCGCCCACAGGCGGGCAAGATCCGGATACATCACCGCCTGGACCTGCGTGGCGGCTTGCAGCACGGCGATGCTGATCCGTTTTGCGATATGGTAGAAGCCGGCTTGCTCCGGGGTGGACAGCCCACCGACGATCAACGTGTCCAGTTGCTGCGGGCTGGACCAGATGGTCAGCGACAGGTTGGCGGACCAGGTGAAACGCCACAGGCCGGAGAAACGCTGCGTGATACCGGTGAGCGGAGCGAAAAGCAGGCCGTGAACGCCCTGGCGCCGCAAAACGAACAGGCCGACCACGAGTGTGCTCAGTGACGACAGGATTTGAGTGCCGGCCCAGACCAGTGTGAAGGCCAGCAGCCCGCCCCCGGCGATATAGGTGATGGCCAGTGCCATCAGCCGCACGCCTGCCGCAAACACCTGTGTGTAGGCGGCGGCACGGAAACGGCCGGACAGTCGCAATACCGCCGTTGGCATGCCGGCCAGGCCGAAAAGCAGGACGACCGAATATAGCTGTGCGATCAGGATCGTCTCGCTGTCCCAGCCAAAGGCATGAATACCAAGCAGAAGCAGCAGGTTGGCGAGCAACCACGCAGCCAGCGACGCAGCGATGTCGAGCATTAGCCCAAATT encodes:
- a CDS encoding lipopolysaccharide biosynthesis protein, which translates into the protein MEVRLLIDADLGTVGRSSRTMEHDPGSNQKGWGTAPRRFLSIWQNTTLRTRLRHIMHLLSGNAVSLVLGIASMAITVRALGPTSYGILALTISFAQAIERIISFQSWQPIIRYGAELDGEDNLADFKRLLKFGLMLDIAASLAAWLLANLLLLLGIHAFGWDSETILIAQLYSVVLLFGLAGMPTAVLRLSGRFRAAAYTQVFAAGVRLMALAITYIAGGGLLAFTLVWAGTQILSSLSTLVVGLFVLRRQGVHGLLFAPLTGITQRFSGLWRFTWSANLSLTIWSSPQQLDTLIVGGLSTPEQAGFYHIAKRISIAVLQAATQVQAVMYPDLARLWARDAFNELRQAVRQVEYLLAGIGICGVAITALIAFPAINLAMGPAFRPAAPLLIVQMVAVVMTVSGSITRSALLAMDQQGQVLRIVTASTIIFGVTVLALVPQIGAMGANLAHIALAATWLAGLRFAFGRAFRNAAIAHPATTRP